Proteins encoded within one genomic window of Dasypus novemcinctus isolate mDasNov1 chromosome 17, mDasNov1.1.hap2, whole genome shotgun sequence:
- the ZFP36L2 gene encoding mRNA decay activator protein ZFP36L2 codes for MSTTLLSAFYDIDFLCKTEKSLANLNLNNMLDKKAVGTPVAAAPSSAFTPGFLRRHSASNLHALAHPAPSPGSCSPKFPGAATGSSCGSAAAAGQAAYGALKEPSGGGGTALLNKENKFRDRSFSENGERSQHLLHLQQQQKGSGGSQINSTRYKTELCRPFEESGTCKYGEKCQFAHGYHELRSLTRHPKYKTELCRTFHTIGFCPYGPRCHFIHNADERRSAPSGGAGGDLRAFSARDALHLGFPPPPREPRPKLHHSLSFSGFPSGHHQPPGGLESPLLLDSPTSRTPPPPSCSSASSCSSSASSCSSASAASTPSGGPACCGSVAAAAALLYGSGGAEDLLAPGAPCAACSAASCANNAFAFGPELSSLITPLAIQTHNFAAVAAAAYYRQQQQQQQGLAPPAQPPAPPSAPLPAGAAAPPSPPFSFQLPRRLSESPVFDAPPSPPDSLSDRDSYLSGSLSSGSLSGSESPSLDPGRRLPIFSRLSISDD; via the exons ATGTCGACCACACTTCTGTCCGCCTTCTACGACATCGACTTCTTGTGCAAG ACGGAGAAATCCCTGGCCAACCTCAACCTGAACAACATGCTGGACAAGAAGGCGGTGGGCACGCCCGTGGCCGCCGCCCCCAGCTCGGCCTTCACGCCGGGCTTCCTCCGACGGCACTCGGCCAGCAACCTGCACGCGCTCGCCCACCCCGCGCCCAGCCCCGGCAGCTGCTCGCCCAAGTTCCCGGGGGCCGCGACGGGCAGCAGCTGCGGCAGCGCCGCGGCCGCCGGCCAGGCCGCCTACGGCGCCCTCAAGGAGCCGTCGGGGGGCGGCGGCACGGCCCTGCTCAACAAGGAGAACAAATTCCGGGACCGCTCGTTCAGCGAGAACGGCGAGCGCAGCCAGCACCTTCTGCacctgcagcagcagcagaagGGGAGCGGGGGCTCGCAGATCAACTCGACCCGCTACAAGACTGAGCTCTGCCGGCCCTTCGAGGAGAGCGGCACGTGCAAGTATGGCGAGAAGTGCCAGTTCGCGCACGGCTACCACGAGCTGCGCAGCCTGACGCGGCACCCCAAGTACAAGACGGAGCTGTGCCGCACCTTCCACACCATCGGCTTCTGCCCCTACGGGCCCCGCTGCCACTTCATCCACAACGCGGACGAGCGGCGCTCGGCGCCGTCCGGGGGCGCCGGCGGGGACTTGCGCGCCTTCAGCGCTCGCGACGCGCTGCACCTGGGCTTCCCGCCGCCCCCGCGGGAGCCTCGGCCCAAGCTCCACCACAGCCTCAGCTTCTCGGGCTTCCCGTCGGGCCACCACCAGCCCCCGGGGGGCCTCGAGTCGCCGCTGCTGCTCGACAGCCCCACGTCGCGCACACCGCCGCCGCCCTCCTGCTCCTCGGCCTCGTCCTGCTCCTCGTCGGCCTCGTCCTGCTCCTCGGCCTCGGCGGCCTCCACGCCCTCGGGCGGCCCGGCGTGCTGCGGCTcggtggcggcggcggccgcgCTGCTGTACGGCTCGGGGGGCGCCGAGGACCTGCTGGCGCCGGGCGCCCCTTGCGCCGCCTGCTCGGCGGCCTCGTGCGCCAACAACGCCTTTGCCTTCGGGCCCGAGCTGAGCAGCCTCATCACGCCGCTCGCCATCCAGACGCACAACTTCGCCGCCGTGGCCGCCGCCGCCTACTaccgccagcagcagcagcagcagcagggccTGGCGCCCCCCGCGCAGCCCCCGGCGCCGCCCAGCGCGCCCCTCCCCGCCGGCGCCGCCGCGCCACCCTCGCCGCCCTTCAGCTTCCAGCTGCCGCGCCGCCTGTCGGAGTCGCCCGTCTTCGAcgcgccccccagccccccggACTCGCTGTCGGACCGCGACAGCTACTTGAGCGGCTCCCTGAGCTCGGGCAGCCTCAGCGGCTCCGAGTCCCCCAGCCTCGACCCGGGCCGTCGCCTGCCTATCTTCAGCCGCCTCTCCATCTCCGACGACTGA